In a single window of the Bacillota bacterium genome:
- a CDS encoding DUF512 domain-containing protein codes for MNKCPKQEYIRALALYSAQSGNILPITSRCNVNCIFCSNRQNDPQVEVFNTPLVKLGEIEECLEFMDIHSPVIIGESVTRISEGEPFTHPQIKDILCLVRRRLPHNLIQITSNGSLLNEDMVSFLANLGGIVVYLSLNSCRPEVRADMMRDHDAHRAIMSAQMLNQSKVQFHGSVVAMPHIYGYDDLEETILYLAGEGAQTIRVFIPGYTKKAPDTLRFPPELPGEVRKMISGLRDKINVPVTCEPPALNDLRPEVVGVIAGTAAERAGIAPADLIAEIDDYIPCSRVDAFHRLRDAEYPVVYLERKKETLSCRIRKKAGESPGVVMEYDLGPEWQEINKVAGSYGAKKVLVVTSSLAENIVQLGIKRFAKDLECRVIAARNSFFGGSISAAGLLVLEDMVTAVQEFVSVSGGWTPDLVLLPPVAFDHRGRDLIGISYKEFEEKTGLAVEII; via the coding sequence ATGAATAAATGTCCTAAACAAGAGTATATAAGAGCCTTAGCGCTTTATAGTGCCCAGAGTGGTAATATTTTGCCTATAACTTCGCGCTGCAATGTTAATTGTATTTTTTGCAGTAACCGGCAAAATGATCCGCAAGTGGAAGTATTTAACACGCCTCTTGTAAAATTAGGGGAAATAGAGGAATGTCTGGAGTTTATGGATATACACAGCCCTGTGATTATTGGGGAATCTGTAACTCGAATATCAGAGGGGGAGCCCTTTACCCACCCGCAGATAAAGGATATCCTATGCCTGGTGCGCCGTCGCCTACCCCATAATTTAATTCAAATTACCTCCAATGGAAGCCTGCTAAATGAAGACATGGTATCCTTCCTGGCAAATTTAGGAGGAATTGTTGTCTACTTATCTTTGAATAGCTGTCGCCCTGAGGTTCGGGCTGACATGATGAGAGATCATGATGCTCATAGAGCTATAATGTCCGCGCAAATGTTAAATCAATCAAAAGTGCAATTTCACGGTAGCGTGGTGGCAATGCCTCATATATACGGGTATGATGACTTGGAGGAAACCATTCTTTATTTAGCAGGAGAGGGGGCTCAAACCATACGGGTATTTATACCTGGTTATACCAAAAAGGCTCCGGATACTCTACGTTTCCCGCCTGAGCTGCCCGGTGAGGTTCGCAAAATGATATCCGGCCTGCGGGATAAGATTAATGTGCCGGTTACCTGTGAACCCCCGGCTCTAAATGACCTGAGGCCGGAAGTGGTGGGAGTAATTGCCGGTACAGCGGCAGAACGTGCGGGAATTGCGCCCGCGGACCTGATCGCGGAAATTGACGATTATATTCCGTGTTCTCGCGTAGATGCTTTCCATCGTTTGCGGGATGCTGAGTATCCCGTGGTGTATCTAGAGCGAAAAAAGGAAACACTCAGCTGCCGGATACGCAAAAAGGCCGGTGAATCGCCGGGTGTGGTGATGGAATATGACCTTGGCCCGGAGTGGCAGGAAATAAACAAAGTAGCAGGCAGTTACGGGGCTAAGAAAGTTTTAGTGGTTACATCGAGCTTAGCGGAAAATATAGTCCAACTGGGTATAAAGCGGTTTGCAAAAGACCTGGAGTGCCGGGTAATAGCCGCACGTAACAGTTTTTTTGGCGGCTCCATTAGTGCTGCCGGTCTGTTGGTATTGGAAGATATGGTTACTGCGGTACAAGAATTTGTGTCCGTCTCCGGTGGTTGGACCCCGGATTTAGTGCTTTTACCCCCGGTTGCCTTTGATCACCGGGGAAGGGATTTGATTGGAATATCCTACAAAGAATTTGAGGAAAAGACCGGCCTGGCGGTGGAAATAATATGA
- a CDS encoding ACT domain-containing protein: protein MKVKQISVFLENKTGRLAQVTKVLGEQNINIRALSIADTTDFGILRLIVSDPDRAYEVLKKGGFTVSGTDVIAVEVTDEPGGLSKALETLQGVHINIEYLYAFIQKSSNAALVVFRVEKLDEAIEELQKKGFRILEGDKVYNV, encoded by the coding sequence GTGAAGGTTAAACAAATATCTGTTTTTTTGGAGAATAAGACCGGCCGGCTGGCCCAGGTGACCAAAGTTTTAGGGGAACAGAATATCAATATAAGGGCCCTTTCCATCGCTGATACCACTGATTTCGGTATTTTGAGGCTTATCGTCAGTGACCCTGACAGGGCTTACGAAGTATTAAAAAAAGGGGGATTTACTGTTAGTGGTACCGATGTAATCGCTGTTGAAGTCACTGACGAACCGGGAGGGTTATCCAAGGCACTTGAAACACTGCAGGGCGTGCATATTAATATCGAATACCTTTATGCCTTCATACAAAAATCTTCTAACGCGGCACTGGTGGTATTTAGGGTGGAAAAGCTGGATGAAGCCATTGAAGAACTGCAGAAAAAAGGCTTTAGGATTTTAGAAGGAGACAAGGTTTATAACGTTTAA
- a CDS encoding 5-formyltetrahydrofolate cyclo-ligase: MSKKELRKEVIQGRMALSEQEVSSKSNDITRAIINMKEYQQATTIMAYVDFRHEVQTGELIRRALNDGKRLAVPLTDMEGKRLVPSLLKEFPEDLTPGAYGILEPRPECLRPITPGELDLVIVPGVAFDEKGNRLGYGGGFYDRFLPQTGKDCIWLAPAFELQLHDNVYPDQHDCPVHILVTEDRIIKKVR; the protein is encoded by the coding sequence TTGTCTAAAAAAGAGCTGCGCAAAGAAGTTATACAGGGGCGGATGGCATTGTCGGAGCAAGAGGTAAGCAGTAAAAGCAACGATATTACCAGAGCCATTATCAACATGAAGGAATACCAACAGGCCACAACCATTATGGCCTATGTTGATTTCCGGCATGAAGTACAAACAGGCGAGCTTATCAGAAGAGCCCTTAATGACGGTAAAAGATTAGCTGTTCCCTTGACTGACATGGAGGGTAAGCGGCTTGTTCCGTCACTGCTAAAGGAATTTCCCGAGGACCTTACCCCGGGGGCGTATGGTATCCTGGAACCCAGGCCCGAGTGCCTAAGGCCTATTACCCCGGGTGAGCTGGATCTGGTTATTGTACCGGGCGTGGCTTTTGATGAAAAGGGAAACCGTTTGGGTTACGGTGGAGGGTTTTATGACCGCTTCTTGCCTCAAACCGGTAAAGATTGTATTTGGCTGGCTCCTGCCTTTGAGCTTCAATTGCATGACAATGTTTATCCTGACCAGCATGACTGTCCGGTGCACATCTTAGTAACTGAGGACAGGATTATAAAAAAAGTACGATAA